One stretch of Siphonobacter curvatus DNA includes these proteins:
- a CDS encoding glycosyltransferase family 9 protein produces MTKTWQNARNLLCIRLDNMGDVLMTTPAFRALKEGLPQVRLTLLTSSVGAAIASFIPEVDEVMTFDVPWMKGASGEASTAVNDLVQQLKARNFDGAILFTVQSQNPLPTALICYLASIPRLLGYCRENPYQLMSDWVPDPEILYATRHEVERQLHLVARIGCITENQRLSVSVSGNVRPRVRAYLDQIGLHRDKPWLVLHAGVSEEKRRYPAEGYLEACQELIQEQAFQVVLTGNASEKNYVATLQQTLGNRAFALAGDLSLEWFIALMAEAPVLVSNNTGPVHIAAALGTPVVVLYAMTNPQHTPWLVENRVLYFEVPEALRSRNVLLQQFPGTAEPKASPQRIVESVRAVMRPVEKAV; encoded by the coding sequence ATGACAAAGACGTGGCAAAACGCTCGCAACTTGTTGTGCATCCGGCTGGATAACATGGGCGATGTGCTGATGACGACGCCCGCGTTTCGGGCCCTGAAAGAAGGGCTCCCACAGGTTCGGCTCACCTTGCTGACTTCCTCCGTAGGGGCGGCCATTGCTTCGTTTATTCCCGAGGTTGATGAGGTGATGACCTTCGATGTTCCGTGGATGAAAGGGGCTTCGGGGGAAGCTTCCACGGCCGTAAACGATCTGGTGCAGCAATTGAAAGCAAGGAATTTCGACGGAGCCATTCTCTTTACTGTACAGAGTCAAAATCCATTGCCGACCGCTCTGATCTGTTACCTGGCGAGTATCCCGCGATTGCTGGGCTACTGCCGGGAAAATCCTTATCAGCTAATGTCGGATTGGGTACCGGATCCTGAAATTCTGTACGCCACCCGTCACGAAGTAGAACGGCAACTGCATCTGGTCGCCCGGATTGGATGCATTACCGAAAATCAACGTTTATCGGTTAGCGTTAGTGGAAACGTCCGACCACGGGTTCGGGCGTATCTGGATCAAATCGGTCTGCATCGCGACAAACCCTGGCTGGTGCTGCACGCCGGGGTCAGTGAAGAGAAACGTCGCTATCCGGCTGAAGGCTATCTGGAAGCCTGTCAGGAACTTATTCAGGAGCAAGCTTTTCAGGTGGTGTTGACGGGAAACGCTTCCGAAAAAAACTACGTCGCCACCTTACAGCAAACCCTGGGTAACCGGGCTTTTGCCCTAGCGGGTGATCTATCGCTCGAATGGTTTATCGCCTTGATGGCCGAGGCTCCGGTGCTGGTTTCCAACAATACGGGGCCGGTACACATCGCCGCCGCCCTCGGGACGCCAGTGGTGGTTTTGTACGCCATGACCAACCCGCAGCATACGCCCTGGCTGGTCGAAAACCGGGTATTGTATTTCGAAGTGCCCGAAGCCCTACGTTCCCGAAACGTGCTATTACAGCAGTTTCCCGGTACAGCCGAGCCGAAGGCCTCGCCCCAACGAATTGTCGAGTCGGTACGGGCTGTAATGCGTCCCGTAGAAAAGGCGGTATAA
- a CDS encoding HAD-IIIA family hydrolase gives MEPKYRIALISDHASPLAICGGVDAGGQNIAVAELAQHLADLGYTIDIFTRWADEKLPQVIQWQPQIRVVHVKAGPKTFLPKEDFLPYMPEFTAEVLRFSKREGHPYRLVHAHFFLSAMVAADLKKMLGIPFVITFHALGKVRRLIQGDSDKFPALRFDLEDWVIREADQVIALCPQDRDDLLTLYNADPNKLTIIPNGFNPGEFFITDQKRARAKVGLPADEKIILQLGRMVPRKGVATVIEALARLKKQYGQQARLVIVGGESDVPDPVITPEIGRLQQLAETEGIADLVTFVGRKDRALLRYYYSASDVFVTTPWYEPFGITPLEAMASGAPVIGANVGGIKYTITDGETGLLVPPKDPEALAEKLNEVLSDKILSTSLKEKALQNVHAQFTWEKVARQTAQLYEQYALPTFRPYRRSQKAIFLDKDGTLIPDIPYNVDPRKIRLYPDAGEALARLQRAGYQIFVVSNQSGVAKGFFQEEALTGVESRIRELLLPWGVQLSGFYYCPHSPQGSVPSYAIDCTCRKPLPGMILEAAQQHGIHLSESWMVGDILNDIEAGRRAGCRTVLINNGNETEWVPGEFRTPTHTVQSLKEMADSILNPVVIPVAPRLLQRPIQA, from the coding sequence ATGGAACCTAAGTACAGAATTGCACTCATCAGTGACCATGCTTCTCCATTGGCCATTTGCGGCGGCGTGGATGCCGGAGGGCAGAATATCGCCGTAGCCGAGCTGGCTCAGCACCTGGCGGATCTGGGTTATACCATTGACATCTTTACCCGCTGGGCGGATGAAAAGCTGCCGCAGGTCATTCAGTGGCAACCGCAAATTCGGGTGGTGCACGTAAAAGCGGGCCCGAAGACCTTTCTGCCGAAAGAAGATTTTTTACCCTACATGCCGGAGTTTACGGCGGAGGTACTACGTTTTTCCAAACGCGAAGGGCATCCGTACCGACTCGTTCATGCCCATTTCTTTCTGTCAGCAATGGTCGCCGCTGATTTGAAAAAAATGCTTGGTATTCCCTTTGTCATTACTTTCCATGCCTTGGGAAAAGTCCGGCGACTCATTCAGGGCGATAGCGATAAATTTCCCGCTTTACGGTTTGATCTGGAAGACTGGGTCATTCGTGAAGCCGATCAGGTGATTGCTCTGTGCCCGCAGGACCGCGACGATCTGCTGACGCTGTACAACGCCGATCCGAATAAGCTAACGATTATCCCGAATGGCTTTAACCCCGGCGAATTTTTCATCACCGATCAAAAGCGGGCACGGGCTAAAGTAGGCCTTCCCGCCGACGAGAAAATCATTTTACAATTAGGCCGGATGGTGCCACGGAAGGGAGTGGCTACCGTCATCGAAGCTCTGGCTCGCCTGAAAAAGCAGTACGGTCAGCAGGCTCGTCTGGTCATTGTGGGCGGGGAATCGGATGTGCCCGATCCGGTCATCACGCCCGAAATTGGTCGGTTACAGCAACTGGCGGAAACCGAAGGAATTGCCGATTTGGTAACCTTTGTGGGCCGGAAAGACCGGGCTCTGCTTCGGTATTATTACAGTGCTTCGGATGTCTTCGTAACCACGCCCTGGTACGAACCCTTCGGTATTACGCCGCTGGAAGCCATGGCCTCGGGTGCTCCGGTCATTGGAGCCAATGTGGGTGGCATCAAGTACACCATCACCGACGGCGAAACCGGCCTGCTGGTACCACCCAAAGATCCCGAGGCTCTGGCCGAAAAATTAAACGAGGTCTTGTCGGATAAAATACTGTCTACTTCACTAAAAGAAAAGGCTTTACAAAACGTACACGCTCAGTTTACCTGGGAAAAAGTAGCCCGGCAAACGGCTCAATTGTACGAACAGTACGCTCTGCCGACCTTTCGTCCGTATCGTCGCAGTCAGAAGGCTATTTTTCTCGACAAAGATGGAACGCTCATTCCCGATATTCCTTACAACGTTGACCCCCGAAAAATCCGCCTGTACCCTGACGCGGGAGAAGCTTTGGCTCGCCTCCAGCGGGCCGGATACCAGATTTTTGTAGTTTCGAATCAGTCGGGTGTGGCGAAGGGATTTTTTCAGGAAGAGGCCTTGACGGGCGTGGAAAGTCGCATTCGTGAACTGTTACTGCCCTGGGGCGTGCAACTGAGCGGATTTTACTATTGCCCGCATTCGCCGCAGGGTTCGGTACCTTCGTACGCCATTGACTGTACCTGCCGAAAACCCTTGCCAGGAATGATTCTGGAAGCGGCCCAGCAACACGGCATTCACCTGTCCGAATCCTGGATGGTGGGCGATATTCTCAACGACATTGAGGCGGGCCGCCGGGCGGGTTGTCGGACCGTACTCATCAACAACGGCAACGAAACCGAATGGGTGCCGGGGGAATTCCGGACGCCTACGCACACGGTTCAATCCCTGAAAGAAATGGCCGATAGCATCCTGAATCCAGTCGTGATTCCGGTGGCACCGCGACTGCTGCAACGACCCATTCAAGCGTAG
- a CDS encoding GAF domain-containing protein: MDTTAIPPEVAEFPVQFRLSFKPFIAYLQQQKGSTSTSAARSHVFDYLLQQFTPLISEDSIDETYTPQQLEDMAQLLKLSVLPLLSNEKEIPYGFGLPIPLDLFHASDSFNALLHTFEGLEMDEAHNHKEKLRFLYQLILNKCYGVHFIKELTPSLSFQRVVNGVTKFYRLTINVNFVEPQHQGSALPPLQPEWTEFAKGHRTLDRVPSPLLLGEFVLKGFCVFLIEDITEEKTIQQLKEVFVHLQSDSEEMIYRRFEKAMRDLCGQPDIRIGLMPFIKINQQYVFHPDFGSRSVVLAMADFEKTCGEAWVEGSQQTMQERIAERLAQHDYPHVFCNLNKFSEPELQRLVSNGLQSFILYPIKAADQVVGVLEIGSPNADALDDEILFKVERVIPLVRELLLFQISEFNKRIQRLIRQKFTTLQPAVEWKFNEVAWQYLRAGGKKPADREAARIRFPQVYPLYGAIDIRNSSLERHWAIRTDLSQQLDSVASLLQEPSLDSERSQPLQQQTRYWREQLLEDLTPDTEESILLFLSQQITPYFRRLQLDSKTLEPALEYYFQQTDPQTGDFHQASRNYERSLDWINAAVNGYIEQEEQQLQAVYPHYFEKYRTDGMEYNIYVGQSISPQNPFVANDLRRLRLWQLTSMVDLAQLTHRLLPHLPRPLQTTQLILAHSQPVNISFREDEHRFDVEGSYSIRYEVIKKRIDKALVRGTNERLTQPDHIALVYTHQQEIADYLPLITLLQEQNRISPTLEYLDLEPLQGVVGLKAIRLAIQYEDAIVVSENELMVAQS; encoded by the coding sequence ATGGATACGACTGCTATACCCCCTGAAGTAGCCGAGTTTCCGGTACAGTTCAGGTTATCCTTTAAACCCTTTATTGCGTACTTACAGCAGCAAAAGGGTTCTACGTCCACGAGTGCTGCCCGCTCGCACGTATTTGATTACTTACTTCAACAATTTACGCCACTCATTTCCGAAGATTCTATTGACGAAACGTATACGCCACAGCAATTGGAAGACATGGCTCAGCTACTCAAGCTGAGCGTATTACCCTTATTGAGTAACGAAAAGGAAATACCCTATGGCTTTGGATTGCCGATTCCGCTAGACTTGTTTCATGCTTCGGATTCATTCAACGCTCTTTTGCATACGTTTGAAGGGCTGGAGATGGACGAGGCTCATAATCACAAAGAGAAGCTACGGTTTCTGTACCAGCTGATTCTGAATAAGTGCTACGGCGTTCATTTTATCAAGGAGCTTACGCCTTCGCTGTCGTTTCAGCGAGTCGTCAATGGCGTTACGAAATTCTATCGTTTAACGATAAACGTCAATTTCGTCGAGCCGCAACACCAGGGCTCTGCCTTGCCGCCTCTACAGCCCGAATGGACGGAATTCGCTAAAGGTCATCGTACCCTGGATCGCGTACCTTCGCCCCTGTTGCTCGGAGAATTTGTTCTCAAAGGATTTTGCGTTTTTCTGATTGAAGACATTACCGAGGAAAAGACTATTCAGCAACTCAAAGAGGTGTTTGTACACTTGCAGAGTGATTCGGAGGAGATGATCTATCGCCGCTTCGAAAAAGCCATGCGAGATTTGTGTGGGCAACCCGACATCCGGATTGGTCTAATGCCCTTCATCAAAATTAATCAGCAGTACGTTTTTCACCCCGATTTTGGTAGTCGTAGTGTTGTACTGGCGATGGCCGATTTTGAGAAAACCTGCGGCGAAGCCTGGGTGGAAGGCAGTCAGCAGACCATGCAGGAACGCATTGCCGAGCGACTCGCTCAACACGATTACCCGCACGTTTTCTGTAACCTGAATAAGTTTTCGGAGCCCGAGTTACAGCGGCTGGTCTCTAATGGCCTGCAAAGTTTTATTCTGTATCCCATTAAAGCGGCGGATCAGGTCGTAGGCGTGCTCGAAATTGGTAGCCCCAACGCTGATGCTCTGGACGACGAAATTCTCTTCAAGGTCGAACGCGTCATTCCGCTCGTTCGGGAATTATTACTCTTCCAAATCAGCGAATTCAATAAACGCATTCAACGGCTGATTCGACAAAAATTCACAACCTTGCAACCGGCCGTTGAATGGAAATTCAACGAAGTAGCCTGGCAGTATCTGCGGGCTGGTGGCAAAAAACCGGCGGATCGGGAAGCGGCCCGCATTCGTTTTCCCCAAGTATATCCTTTATACGGAGCCATCGACATTCGAAATTCGTCACTAGAACGGCACTGGGCCATTCGTACGGACCTGAGCCAGCAATTGGATTCCGTTGCCTCGCTCTTGCAGGAACCCAGTCTGGATTCCGAGCGATCCCAGCCATTACAGCAGCAAACCCGGTACTGGCGGGAACAGCTACTCGAAGATCTGACGCCCGATACGGAAGAAAGCATTCTTCTCTTTCTCTCGCAGCAGATTACCCCGTACTTCCGTCGTTTGCAGCTCGATTCCAAAACACTGGAACCGGCCCTTGAATACTACTTCCAGCAAACCGACCCGCAGACGGGTGATTTCCACCAGGCTTCCCGGAATTACGAACGCAGTCTGGATTGGATCAACGCCGCCGTTAACGGGTATATTGAGCAGGAAGAACAGCAATTACAGGCCGTTTATCCGCACTATTTTGAAAAATACCGGACTGACGGTATGGAGTACAATATCTACGTGGGGCAGTCGATTTCCCCGCAAAACCCCTTCGTAGCTAATGACTTACGGCGGTTACGGTTGTGGCAACTGACGTCGATGGTGGATCTGGCTCAGCTCACGCATCGGTTGTTACCACACCTGCCGCGACCCCTGCAAACGACGCAGTTGATTCTGGCTCATTCCCAGCCCGTGAACATCAGTTTCCGGGAAGATGAACACCGCTTTGACGTAGAAGGCTCCTACAGCATTCGGTACGAAGTCATTAAAAAACGGATTGACAAGGCCCTCGTTCGCGGTACGAACGAACGCCTGACCCAACCCGACCACATTGCCCTAGTCTATACCCATCAGCAGGAAATCGCGGATTATCTTCCCTTAATCACTTTATTACAGGAACAGAACCGGATTAGCCCTACATTGGAATACCTCGACCTGGAGCCTTTGCAGGGCGTTGTCGGACTAAAAGCGATTCGGCTGGCCATTCAGTACGAAGACGCCATCGTAGTATCAGAAAATGAGCTGATGGTCGCTCAATCCTAG